In Danio aesculapii chromosome 17, fDanAes4.1, whole genome shotgun sequence, the sequence CTTCCATGTATTCTGGAAACACTCTTTTCTAGCTTTGTTAACCGAATGCAGAAGTATTTACTTAATGGTGATTTCTTGCTCTGCTTAAAAGCTGGTTTCACAAAGAAAGGACGCTTTGTTCGTTTGTTTCTAGTTCCGTCAAATGGCATCCATTTTTTTGTGTTCCATTACCGTTAGCACTCTGTAATCCCTTAAGCTCTACGCTGCAAATTGAGGTGAAACAAGAGAAGTTTGGTTCCAAATGGAGATAGAAACAGTTTCACAGCCTTGCTGATATCTCTCCCAGCCACACCTATAAGCTAGGAACAAAAGGCTCATTAGCACATCAAAACTAATCAACCACCCACCCAGATAAGGGCCCAAAATAATCTCCTTTCGCAGGCCATGGCATCTTGAAAATAGTTGTTTTGATAATCAACTAGTGTTAACTGTTGTGTCCTTCTTGGATTTGCAGATGATCCGGGCAGTTGTGCAGAGTGTGATTGCCATTGTGAAGACTCCAGTTCTGGAACAGTTCGCAGGTCTCTTTCTGCTTCCTACTCCCCTTCCCCAGAGAGCTCCTGCGATGGCATTTCCAAATTTCACTGTGACCTAATTGCCAAAAATGGTAATGATGTTTACCGGTACCCCAGCCCTCTCCATGCGGTGGCTGTCCAAAGCCCCATTTTTATCCAGTCGATGACAAGTCACCTGAAGGATGATTGTAACTTCTCCAAGCCTGGCGAAGCATTGAGTGATGAACAGAAACCCGAGCAGGTTGTAGGCTCTCAGAGTTCATCTTGGCATGCCTCTCAGATGCTACCAAACAAAAAACTGGATAGTTACATCTTTGGGCTTCTTCAGAGGAGGGCACAGCCCTTGAGGACCAACAAACCCAGAACAAGCATCAATACTGACCCCTCCAAAGGCATTTTAAGGCAGGCTAGTCTTTGTTCACGGGCCCCTGCTGCTGTTCAAGCCCAGCAATGGACCTCTGACCTCAAGCCAAACTGGCAGACATGTTTACAGGATGCATCAGCAACTAGCACTGAACCAAGCACAGCTTCACCCCAAAGACAGTGGTCTGCTGAGTCTAAGGGAGGAACTCTTCAAAATGGAGCATACTTGTCTTCAAGTCAGCCACAGAACAGTTACTCAACCACCAATGATAACACTAATTGCCTGTTGAAGAAGAAAGTTTCTGGAACCAGTAAAGGTCAGCCATTAAGTGCTACACTGAAAGATTGCCCGGATTTAGGCAGTCCAAAGGCTGTTTCCTCTCCCAAACTCAACAAGCATTGTTTTTATAATGTGGATGACAATAAAACAGGACAAGCAATGAAAGCAAGTCCTCTAAAGAGGAGTCCTAAGACTCAAACTTCAACAAGTTGTGGTAAAGACTCAGAGCAGTTGGCTCCAGAGTTGGTAAGCCTTGGTTCGTCATCACAAAGCCAAGATGAGGGAGGTCCTCTGGTCAGTGCCCAGTATATTCCTGCTCAGAAACAGAATGTAAATCTTCAAAAGGGTGGCACCAAGAACATCAAGATTGTCAAAGTGAAAAATTCCGCCAGTTCAAAAAGTAGACCTCAAGTGTTCGAGCATGCTTCAGAGACTGTCCGCGACAAGCATCGAACAGGTTCTAGGAGGACTCGTCAAGTAGATGAAGTCCACCACTTGCACAAATCCTCCAAGAAGGCCTCTGCTAAAACTAAGAGAATCCCTGCCTCCATCCCTGAAGGACGAATCCTGGAGAAGCACACCAGTTCGTCAGGGGCTCGATCCTCTACCCAGAGACACCATGGGCATCACCGACATCATGAGGCAGTGCTGGCCAAACCTAAATACAAGCGCAACGATTTCCACCGGCGCCCGAGGGGTCTCTATGAGATCCCCTATGAGGAGGCTTATAGAAGGGCCCACCGTAGGCAAAAACGAGAAATGTTGAGCCACATGTATCTGCCGTCTAATGCACACTACACCAGCCCCTACGCCTACGTGGGCAGTGACTCTGAATATTCAGCAGAGTGCGCCTCCCTCTTCCATTCCACCATTTTGGACACAAGCGAGGATGAGCGCAGCAACTACACTACCAACTGTTTTGGGGACAGTGAGTCGAGTGCTAGCGAGGCCGACTATGTAGCCGAAAGCAGCACTAGCAGTGACTCTGAGGGCAGCGCAGGAGTCAATTGGCGCCAGATCAGCCAGGCAGGCTCAGGATCCCATGGAATGACGTCAGCACAGGCGAAGGCATTTGTTAAAATCAAGGCTTCCCACAACTTGAAGAAGAAGATCTTGCGTTTCCGGTCAGGCTCCTTAAAACTCATGACCACAGTGTGAGTGATTTTAGGGACACTAAGATCAGTTAGGATGCGACCAATGAAATTGGCTTGTCTCCATTATTACACAATCAAGTGCCTAGACAGAAATCAGCTGCATGGCCTAAAACTGTCTGTCGGTCAGCTGGCAATTCAGATCTGTCCAGCACAACGCCTTCCCCTGCACTTTTCACCCCCTTGATGTCATTGTccttaggcttttttttttttactttttgttttgtatttattattaattcagcTTTGGCTGTAACACATCTACATAGCAAGAACTATGTAAATGCAAGGTTTAAACATGGTTTACTTTTCTAAAGATATTTATAACTTAATATATTTGGTTTGCCATACTTGGAAATGGAATAGGAAGTATGAATGAACTGAAGCAGTGTACTACAGACGCAGTCTGTCTGAGAAATATTCGATGCTACCAAGGCTAGTTCACCTACTGATCATTAAGGGCTTTTGTTAAATGCACATTAAATATGCATGAGCAACAGCTTCACCATTTACCTTATTAGCTGTAAATTACCCTTTTGTAACATAATTGTTAATGTATGTTGATTTCctgtgtatttttattctttattaaatccCATTGTTAAAATCCCCCTGTCTCTTTGTTTATTTGATGCCAATGGTACATTCGAATGCAAGAAACCATGTCCAAGTACCAGCATGAAAATAAAATTGCAGCTGTGTTTAGTTTCATGGGCTGAAATTTGAATCTTCCTATGTCAAGGGCATGTCGACCCAACCCAACCCCCCGCCAGAGCCCATAATAGTTAAATGTGCCACCTACTTTTAGTCTCTGCAAGTGTTTAGCAAACAAACACGTCAAACCCTTCCTCCTCCATGCCATCTGGGTAGCATCGTTCAAGGACAGCAAACTCAGCAGTGCAGCTGGCCATCCAAACATGAGGATCAGATGttgcatttatttcttatttcgTATACAATAGACAGTTTCTAATggcaaagaaaaatatataaatacacagagCGAAGATATAAACCCAAATATACAGTTGGTCAAAATTAACAGCCCTCCTGTAAAATgttcaatcttttttttaaatatttacttattgATGTTAACAgagattgtttttttattgacacttttttaaacataatagtggTAATAACTAATgtctaatttatttgatctttgccatgacagtacataatattttactaaggAAACTTGTATTGagtttaaagtgctatttaaattcttaattaggttaactaggaaagttaggttaattaggcaagtcacttgACAGTTCACTTGGcggttctgtagaccagtgtttcccaacccagttcctgaaggcacaccaacagtccacattttcaatctctccctaatcaagcacacctgaatcatcttatcataacatgagaagagactccaaaacctgaagttaatgggtcagataacgaaaacatccaaaatatgtactgttggtgtgcctccaggaacagggatgggaaacactgctgtagacaatctaaaaaaaataattgggggctcataatattgagctcaaaaattgttttaaataactgtttttattccagccaaactaaaaagaAACAGTATGAAATTAAATACTAAACATTTCCTAAACATCACTTGGGCAGTATTTTAAAAAAGGATAACAATTTCACAGAAGCATAATAATTTGCCTTCAACTCTATATTGGAAGAGACAGTGCAAACCTGTTGAACTCAAGACTGTTGTCCTTACATGATTCCCTGACCTCTCGTTTTTTTGGCTTGTGTACCTCACAATCACGTTGAGGAGATTTCCCTTCTGTCTCCAGAATCTAGCAAAGATGGCCTCCTGGAATTGCTCTGGCTTTTTAAAGCACAGTGCGTCTGTTTAGATTACCGCAGCTGTGTGAAAACCAGACTGTGTTCTCCACTTTCTGGCATTTAGGAGCACATGGCGTTTCCTGCCTGGTTACAAGATGTTTCTTTATCCGTGCTGAGACCACTAAATCTAACAGGCAGAGTCAGTTAAAGATGGTTTATTTACTTTGCGCTACACCAATAGATCTTAAACATCTTAGACTAAAGAGGGAGACTATAAAGCATTCCTTACATTGTTGTCAGATTTATACCATTAGTCCTGTGGTTACTAAATACATTCAAATGGAAGAGATTTGCATGTTAGTTTTTATGAACTAAAAgtttttttctattgttatttagaAAGCAACAGGAAGTctgaaaatttatttttgatgtcacAATTGTACTTTTATTGCACTGTGAATATAATTTCTGAGAAAGTGCAACCAACAAAGAATTTGacctatggatggatggatggatggatggatggatggatggatggatggatggatggatagatagatagatagatagatagatagatagatagatagatagatagatagatagatagatagatagatagatagatagatagatagatagatagatagatagatagatagatagataag encodes:
- the dact1 gene encoding dapper homolog 1, whose protein sequence is MNEWSEMLVCRDYCALMMRDRKECDARCCRDGEVERVRARERLDATVAGLTELEYLRQRQELLVRSVLSCPEAAGQDKPCLTVDDSYLNTEEKLLEENILLLRKQLNCLRRRDAGLINQLQELDRQISDLRLDTETSHEHVETDSRPSSGFYDLSDGASGSLSNSSNSVFSECLSSCRSTTCLCTPLDTSLCASEGRLKPADDPGSCAECDCHCEDSSSGTVRRSLSASYSPSPESSCDGISKFHCDLIAKNGNDVYRYPSPLHAVAVQSPIFIQSMTSHLKDDCNFSKPGEALSDEQKPEQVVGSQSSSWHASQMLPNKKLDSYIFGLLQRRAQPLRTNKPRTSINTDPSKGILRQASLCSRAPAAVQAQQWTSDLKPNWQTCLQDASATSTEPSTASPQRQWSAESKGGTLQNGAYLSSSQPQNSYSTTNDNTNCLLKKKVSGTSKGQPLSATLKDCPDLGSPKAVSSPKLNKHCFYNVDDNKTGQAMKASPLKRSPKTQTSTSCGKDSEQLAPELVSLGSSSQSQDEGGPLVSAQYIPAQKQNVNLQKGGTKNIKIVKVKNSASSKSRPQVFEHASETVRDKHRTGSRRTRQVDEVHHLHKSSKKASAKTKRIPASIPEGRILEKHTSSSGARSSTQRHHGHHRHHEAVLAKPKYKRNDFHRRPRGLYEIPYEEAYRRAHRRQKREMLSHMYLPSNAHYTSPYAYVGSDSEYSAECASLFHSTILDTSEDERSNYTTNCFGDSESSASEADYVAESSTSSDSEGSAGVNWRQISQAGSGSHGMTSAQAKAFVKIKASHNLKKKILRFRSGSLKLMTTV